The following are encoded in a window of Solidesulfovibrio magneticus RS-1 genomic DNA:
- a CDS encoding 4Fe-4S dicluster domain-containing protein has protein sequence MDKKRISSEWIGQAAKATGWEAALSRRGFLKLSGCALAGLAFLNLGEAYGENTPLVILESAQGVLLADPTRCVACGRCELACTEFNDGRAQPSLARIKIARTVNFGPTGPTGGQAMHGDWGDGLVIQGVCRQCPHPVPCATACPQNAIVADPQTGARVVDAAQCVGCRLCQQACPWGMIAFDEQAGVAAKCTLCQGRPKCVEACPAAALRYVPWRDLTRDGAPTRPTLSVVPPETAKTCLDCHAPAGTRPAK, from the coding sequence ATGGACAAAAAACGCATCTCGTCGGAATGGATCGGACAGGCAGCCAAGGCCACCGGCTGGGAGGCCGCGCTGTCTCGCCGGGGATTTCTCAAGCTGTCCGGCTGCGCGCTTGCCGGCCTGGCCTTCCTGAACCTTGGCGAGGCCTACGGCGAAAACACGCCGTTGGTGATCCTGGAGAGCGCCCAGGGCGTGCTGCTGGCCGATCCCACCCGCTGCGTGGCCTGCGGGCGGTGCGAGCTGGCCTGCACGGAATTTAACGACGGCCGGGCCCAGCCGTCGTTGGCCCGCATCAAGATCGCCCGCACCGTCAATTTCGGCCCCACCGGCCCCACCGGCGGCCAGGCCATGCACGGGGACTGGGGCGACGGGCTGGTGATCCAGGGCGTGTGCCGCCAGTGCCCCCATCCCGTGCCCTGCGCCACGGCCTGTCCCCAAAACGCCATCGTCGCCGACCCCCAAACCGGGGCTCGGGTGGTCGACGCCGCCCAGTGCGTGGGCTGCCGCCTGTGCCAGCAGGCCTGCCCCTGGGGCATGATCGCCTTTGACGAGCAGGCCGGGGTGGCCGCCAAATGCACCCTGTGCCAGGGCCGCCCCAAATGCGTGGAAGCCTGTCCGGCGGCGGCCCTGCGCTACGTGCCCTGGCGCGACCTCACCCGCGACGGCGCGCCGACCCGGCCCACCCTGTCCGTCGTCCCACCCGAAACGGCCAAGACCTGCCTGGACTGCCATGCCCCGGCCGGCACGAGGCCGGCGAAATAG
- a CDS encoding aldehyde ferredoxin oxidoreductase, producing MAVGSGGFVGKVLRVDLSTGKITTEETRERYTALLGGAGIGYRVLWDEVPAGTGPFDAANKLVFATGPLVGTSVPCNGRATITTLFPTCWPKPLVGSGHMGGHFAAKLKYAGFDALIVEGKADKPVWLMIRDARVEIRDARHLWGSGIRRATLEISQEMGPDCVVAAIGQAGENLAPMGMVINSVSHSAGGVGGIMGGKNLKAVAVQGSGAVRIAGDKAAWEALVKFHLSIMGANNQHVVPSFPTPQAEYYNPASRWVGQPGKHWGAAKPPVELPGDIHDPGSIAFRTNSAAYFLGDEAWKYTVRGNGCTACPIRCHTMLKMPSVTAKYGIPDMGQNTCVALMFGRSFFKQLAGKKNSEAAMEACMVGMHLADDLGLWSNYGQLQRDLRKLYEGGYLKARLGSKEYASIPWDKYESADPAFLLDLIPRVANRQGELGDVLSRGTGAIFDHWSIPESEWAEDHSTTYWKMGHAKHHANEDDGQCGVIINTQYNRDAQCHSHTNFVRNGLPLEVQKKLAAAIWGSPDALDAPGDYTPANIHKAHRAKWSLLRKELHDALGVCNWMGPWAASPLRERGYAGDDSLESKFLSLATGQAMDREELDRVAERIFTLHRALTIRDMGRVDMRAAHDIVPPWVFEDPNGAAALTKGTIRMDPADIAKAMDYYYEAMGWDKATGAPSQARYAALGLADVGEALAAAKLTPEAAK from the coding sequence ATGGCCGTAGGCAGCGGTGGATTTGTCGGCAAGGTCCTGCGCGTCGATCTCTCCACCGGCAAGATCACCACCGAGGAGACCCGCGAACGCTACACGGCCCTGCTCGGCGGGGCCGGCATCGGCTACCGGGTGCTCTGGGACGAGGTTCCGGCCGGGACCGGCCCCTTTGACGCGGCCAACAAGCTCGTTTTCGCCACCGGTCCCCTTGTCGGCACGAGCGTGCCGTGCAACGGCCGCGCCACCATCACCACGCTTTTTCCCACCTGCTGGCCCAAGCCGCTGGTCGGCTCGGGGCACATGGGCGGGCACTTCGCGGCCAAGCTCAAATACGCCGGCTTTGATGCCCTGATCGTGGAAGGCAAGGCCGACAAGCCCGTCTGGCTCATGATCCGCGACGCCCGGGTGGAGATCCGCGACGCCCGGCACTTGTGGGGTTCGGGCATCCGCCGGGCCACGTTGGAAATCAGCCAGGAAATGGGGCCGGACTGCGTGGTGGCGGCCATCGGCCAGGCCGGGGAGAATCTGGCTCCCATGGGCATGGTGATCAATTCCGTTTCCCATTCGGCCGGCGGCGTGGGCGGCATTATGGGCGGCAAGAACCTCAAGGCCGTGGCCGTGCAGGGCAGCGGCGCGGTGCGCATCGCCGGGGACAAGGCCGCCTGGGAGGCCCTGGTCAAGTTCCATCTCTCCATCATGGGCGCCAACAACCAGCACGTGGTGCCGAGCTTCCCCACGCCCCAGGCCGAATACTACAATCCGGCCTCCCGCTGGGTCGGCCAGCCCGGCAAGCACTGGGGCGCGGCCAAGCCTCCCGTGGAACTTCCCGGCGATATTCATGACCCGGGCAGCATCGCCTTTCGCACCAACAGCGCCGCCTATTTCCTGGGCGACGAGGCCTGGAAATACACCGTGCGCGGCAACGGCTGCACGGCCTGCCCCATCCGCTGCCACACCATGCTCAAGATGCCGTCGGTGACCGCCAAGTACGGCATCCCGGACATGGGCCAGAACACCTGCGTGGCGCTGATGTTCGGCCGCTCGTTTTTCAAGCAGCTGGCTGGCAAGAAAAACAGCGAGGCCGCCATGGAGGCCTGCATGGTGGGCATGCATCTGGCCGACGACCTGGGCTTGTGGTCCAACTACGGCCAGTTGCAACGCGACCTGCGAAAGCTCTACGAAGGCGGCTATCTGAAGGCCAGGCTTGGGTCCAAGGAATACGCATCCATCCCCTGGGACAAGTACGAGAGCGCCGATCCGGCCTTCCTGCTGGACCTCATCCCCCGCGTCGCCAACCGCCAGGGCGAACTCGGGGACGTGCTCAGTCGCGGCACGGGTGCGATCTTCGACCACTGGTCCATCCCGGAGTCGGAGTGGGCCGAGGACCACTCGACGACCTACTGGAAGATGGGCCATGCCAAGCACCACGCCAACGAGGACGACGGCCAGTGCGGCGTGATCATCAACACCCAGTACAACCGCGACGCCCAGTGCCACTCCCATACGAACTTCGTGCGAAACGGCCTGCCCCTGGAGGTGCAGAAGAAACTGGCCGCCGCCATCTGGGGTTCGCCCGACGCCCTGGACGCCCCAGGGGACTACACGCCGGCCAACATCCACAAAGCCCATCGGGCCAAGTGGTCGCTTCTGCGCAAGGAACTCCACGACGCCCTGGGGGTCTGCAACTGGATGGGGCCGTGGGCGGCCTCTCCCTTGCGCGAGCGCGGCTATGCCGGGGACGACAGCCTGGAGTCGAAGTTTTTGAGCCTGGCCACCGGCCAGGCCATGGACCGGGAGGAGCTGGACCGGGTGGCGGAGCGCATCTTCACCCTGCACCGGGCCCTGACCATTCGGGACATGGGGCGGGTGGACATGCGCGCCGCCCACGACATCGTGCCGCCCTGGGTCTTCGAGGACCCAAACGGCGCGGCGGCCTTGACCAAGGGCACCATCCGCATGGACCCGGCCGACATCGCCAAGGCCATGGACTATTATTACGAGGCCATGGGCTGGGACAAGGCCACGGGCGCGCCGAGCCAGGCACGCTACGCCGCACTGGGCCTGGCCGACGTGGGCGAAGCCCTGGCCGCCGCTAAGCTCACGCCCGAGGCCGCGAAGTGA
- a CDS encoding autotransporter outer membrane beta-barrel domain-containing protein: protein MSKVLHLVLLAALLALVAPCSADAAGAFNQFVGLGDSTLDSGYFRYASTGNASADAMVAAAVAGGAQGGWAGPGIMTSTFLAGRFGLSAEPVSIGGTNFGNGSAYTAPLSATAGGVTAPGNLPGNVTATEQIACLLAANGGAANTQALYVVNSGNNDLIFVQKQGADWIAANPTFLNGVAAQFTASVASLQAAGARTVMVPNTFYTSTLTGLGGLVPASNVDDYARAVAYGNTKWSYLTTAGVRYIPADLTSLFQFVATNPTLFGFTPSSVLASNAPSPVAALVTTWADITPIQLQTYLFIDGHHLTTAGQKIESDYETSLLTAPSLMSLLAELPIQGGLTRTAVLQGQIDLTGQHRGQARVNVWMGGGVGALTLRNFSGFPDVAGTPFTGSAGLDYQLPCGLIVGAAFTAGTQTQQFSMGGGHFDQNDQTLSLYSAYQAGPVWGDVVASYGFLQDKIARDVALGLFTDSNSATTTGTSLGLALRAGGDIRLGPVVTGPVAGLVLQQVRIKGFAESGTSGAATGGNGVTALSFGQQIRDSAISQLGWRAAIEAGSWRPFVEAKWHHELVDQADRKVKAALTTTTAQPYSMAAAPVKADWATASLGTSYKINERVMVRGAASAMAFDAQTVSYGGDLGLSVSF from the coding sequence ATGTCAAAAGTGCTGCATCTTGTGCTTCTTGCCGCCCTGCTCGCCCTTGTCGCGCCTTGTTCGGCCGACGCCGCAGGGGCCTTCAATCAGTTTGTCGGCCTGGGCGACAGCACCCTGGACAGCGGCTATTTTCGCTATGCATCGACAGGCAACGCCTCGGCGGACGCCATGGTCGCCGCCGCCGTCGCCGGCGGAGCCCAGGGCGGATGGGCCGGCCCCGGGATCATGACCTCCACGTTTCTGGCCGGCCGGTTCGGCCTTTCCGCCGAGCCGGTCAGCATCGGCGGCACCAACTTCGGCAACGGCAGCGCCTACACGGCCCCCTTGAGCGCCACGGCCGGCGGTGTCACGGCTCCCGGAAACCTGCCCGGCAACGTGACCGCCACCGAGCAGATCGCCTGCCTCCTGGCCGCCAACGGGGGCGCCGCCAACACCCAGGCGCTCTATGTCGTCAACAGCGGCAACAACGATCTGATCTTCGTGCAAAAACAGGGAGCCGACTGGATCGCCGCCAATCCGACCTTCTTAAACGGCGTGGCGGCCCAGTTCACGGCCAGCGTGGCCAGCTTGCAGGCGGCCGGAGCGCGCACCGTCATGGTGCCCAACACCTTTTACACCTCGACCCTGACCGGCCTGGGCGGCCTCGTCCCGGCCAGCAACGTCGACGACTACGCCCGCGCCGTGGCCTACGGGAACACCAAGTGGTCGTACCTGACAACGGCCGGCGTGCGGTACATCCCCGCCGACCTCACCAGCCTGTTCCAGTTCGTGGCCACCAATCCCACGCTGTTCGGGTTCACGCCGTCCTCGGTGCTGGCGTCCAACGCCCCGTCCCCGGTGGCCGCCCTGGTGACCACCTGGGCCGACATCACGCCCATCCAGTTGCAAACGTATCTGTTCATCGACGGCCACCACCTGACCACGGCCGGCCAGAAGATCGAGTCGGATTATGAGACAAGCCTGCTCACGGCCCCGAGCCTGATGTCCCTGCTGGCCGAACTCCCCATCCAGGGCGGCCTGACCCGGACGGCCGTCCTCCAGGGTCAGATCGACCTGACCGGGCAGCATCGCGGCCAAGCACGCGTCAACGTCTGGATGGGCGGCGGCGTCGGCGCGCTGACGCTTCGAAACTTCTCCGGCTTTCCCGATGTCGCCGGCACGCCGTTTACCGGCTCGGCGGGCCTGGACTATCAGCTGCCCTGCGGCCTCATCGTCGGCGCGGCCTTTACCGCCGGGACCCAGACCCAGCAGTTTTCCATGGGCGGCGGGCACTTCGACCAGAACGACCAGACACTCAGCCTCTATTCCGCCTATCAGGCCGGACCGGTCTGGGGCGATGTCGTGGCCTCCTACGGCTTCCTCCAGGACAAGATCGCCCGGGACGTTGCCCTGGGGCTTTTCACCGACAGCAACAGCGCCACGACCACGGGAACGTCCCTGGGCCTGGCCCTTCGCGCCGGCGGCGACATCCGCCTGGGGCCGGTGGTCACCGGTCCGGTGGCCGGGCTGGTGCTGCAGCAGGTGCGCATAAAGGGTTTTGCCGAATCCGGGACCAGCGGCGCGGCCACCGGCGGCAACGGCGTCACGGCCCTGTCCTTTGGCCAGCAGATACGCGATTCGGCCATAAGCCAGCTCGGCTGGCGCGCCGCCATCGAGGCGGGCTCCTGGCGGCCGTTCGTGGAAGCCAAATGGCACCACGAACTGGTGGACCAGGCCGACCGCAAGGTCAAGGCCGCCCTGACCACGACCACGGCCCAGCCCTATTCCATGGCCGCCGCCCCGGTGAAAGCCGATTGGGCCACGGCCAGCCTGGGGACTTCCTATAAAATCAATGAGCGGGTGATGGTGCGCGGCGCGGCTTCAGCCATGGCCTTTGACGCCCAAACCGTCAGCTACGGCGGCGACCTGGGATTGAGCGTCAGTTTTTAA
- a CDS encoding YdhW family putative oxidoreductase system protein: MSAAGEADAPGRNDAAELAGLNDPAGLADPADLTTLAGLSEPSRLPEQIGLSEPATEAELARAVLETIREASAEPRLLALEEILEGLRERGLAERLETSPPDDPGTALAVIVADLPEIASLTSRSGRTLYHDPALLSHSYARLLDNQDVPEELLAEAVRSNSRDYPRPVPVELFEKPPFDLASSDVAAILDAMAAKPQFQDIATIQTSTGTAYLFSSLYLARAYAAFLAEQETTLAMNP; the protein is encoded by the coding sequence GTGAGCGCGGCCGGCGAAGCCGACGCGCCCGGGCGGAACGATGCGGCCGAGCTGGCTGGGCTGAACGATCCAGCCGGGCTGGCCGATCCGGCCGACCTGACCACCCTGGCCGGGCTATCCGAACCATCCAGGCTGCCTGAGCAGATCGGGCTGTCCGAACCGGCCACCGAAGCCGAACTGGCCCGGGCTGTTCTGGAGACCATCCGGGAAGCCAGCGCCGAGCCTCGGCTGCTCGCCTTGGAAGAAATCCTGGAGGGGCTGCGGGAGCGTGGCCTGGCCGAACGCCTGGAAACTTCGCCGCCAGACGATCCAGGCACGGCGCTGGCCGTCATCGTCGCGGACCTGCCCGAAATCGCGTCCTTGACCAGCCGGTCCGGCCGGACCCTCTACCACGACCCGGCCCTGCTCAGTCACAGCTACGCCCGCCTGCTGGACAACCAGGACGTGCCCGAGGAGCTTCTGGCCGAGGCTGTCCGGTCAAATTCCCGGGACTACCCGCGCCCCGTGCCGGTCGAACTCTTCGAGAAGCCGCCCTTCGATCTCGCCTCGTCTGACGTCGCCGCCATCCTCGACGCCATGGCCGCCAAGCCGCAATTTCAGGACATCGCGACCATCCAGACGTCCACAGGAACGGCCTATCTGTTTTCGAGCCTCTATCTGGCCCGCGCCTATGCGGCCTTCCTGGCGGAACAGGAAACAACGCTGGCCATGAACCCGTGA
- a CDS encoding 4Fe-4S binding protein — translation MPPIVDPKKCNGCAGREESFCEEACPGDLMYVGQDGKSHCHAARDCWDCMSCVKMCPRNAIETRMPYQLGYHKARLVPLMGKNAITWKCTDINGNTVTYKYRNRLDVKD, via the coding sequence ATGCCGCCCATCGTCGACCCCAAGAAGTGCAACGGCTGCGCCGGCCGCGAGGAATCGTTCTGCGAAGAAGCCTGCCCGGGCGATCTCATGTACGTGGGCCAGGACGGAAAATCCCATTGCCACGCCGCGCGCGACTGCTGGGACTGCATGTCCTGCGTCAAGATGTGCCCGAGAAACGCCATCGAAACGCGCATGCCCTACCAGCTCGGCTACCACAAGGCCCGGCTCGTGCCGCTGATGGGCAAGAACGCCATCACCTGGAAGTGCACGGACATCAACGGCAACACCGTGACCTACAAGTACCGCAACCGCCTGGACGTCAAGGACTAG
- a CDS encoding Crp/Fnr family transcriptional regulator, with protein sequence MAKCEHPRQWHLLKGGFFDGLEREFEAFRRLATVRRVKKNAIVFFENDRCDRSFYLDQGSVKIFRVSLHGKEPTFFIRSAGEMFGLAEVVGGERRKCSAQALSECLLLDIRRDDLLGLLVEQPFMARRIIEVLGRRIRYLSDQLENVMTCDVPTRLLKLLLCLSHDEIAQARGGPADVPVRLTQGQIAAMTGSCQQTISETLAAFESRGLIAVSRQRIRLLDPGAILDALSGGDGGAEGQ encoded by the coding sequence ATGGCCAAGTGTGAACACCCCAGGCAATGGCACCTGCTAAAGGGCGGCTTCTTCGACGGCCTGGAACGCGAGTTCGAGGCCTTTCGGAGGTTGGCCACGGTGCGGCGCGTCAAGAAAAACGCCATCGTATTTTTTGAAAACGACCGATGCGACCGCTCCTTTTACCTGGACCAGGGGTCGGTCAAGATCTTCCGGGTGTCGCTGCACGGCAAGGAGCCGACCTTTTTCATCCGCTCGGCCGGCGAGATGTTCGGCCTGGCCGAGGTGGTGGGCGGCGAGCGGCGCAAGTGCTCGGCCCAGGCCCTGTCCGAATGCCTGCTGTTGGACATCCGCCGCGATGACCTGCTGGGGCTTTTGGTGGAGCAGCCGTTCATGGCCCGGCGCATCATCGAGGTGCTTGGCCGGCGCATCCGCTACTTAAGCGACCAGCTCGAAAACGTCATGACCTGCGACGTGCCGACCAGGCTTTTAAAGCTCTTGCTCTGCCTGTCCCACGACGAGATCGCCCAGGCCCGGGGCGGTCCGGCCGACGTGCCGGTGCGCCTGACCCAGGGGCAGATCGCGGCCATGACTGGTTCCTGCCAGCAGACCATCAGTGAAACCCTGGCCGCCTTCGAAAGCCGTGGACTTATCGCCGTCTCCCGCCAGCGCATCCGCCTGCTCGATCCCGGGGCCATCCTGGACGCCCTGTCCGGCGGCGACGGCGGGGCCGAAGGCCAATAA
- a CDS encoding Hsp70 family protein yields MGRGCLGQLSARNVYGEGESVALGIDFGTSNSAVGLLKDGLPCLVALEDGKQTIPSAIFYDTEEDAVLFGNAAIAFYMDGCEGRLLRSLKSILGSSLVNESTEVGYKNIAFKDIIVTFVRHLKIGAETAVGHAVDSVVMGRPVRFVDADEQADALAQAHLEEIARKAGFREVLFQYEPIAAALDYEQSVQQEELALIVDIGGGTSDFSIVRVSPDRRGKADRKQDILANTGVHVGGTDLDLKLSLEQVMPLFGYRTRTRSLFPGDPILDLPPTYYRELATWHKIVFLYNNRALQGVKNIKYHAQRQDLVDRLVRIIERQEGHRLAGDVEAAKIALSQQDAASIALSYVEKGLEASLRRQEFESDIAPETASIVSKIDECLSLAGVPASAIQTLFMTGGSTAIPRIAQACRQAVPAARLVEGSRFGSVGIGLALDAGMKFGA; encoded by the coding sequence ATGGGGCGGGGCTGTCTTGGGCAGCTGTCGGCCCGAAACGTTTACGGAGAAGGTGAGTCTGTGGCTCTTGGCATTGACTTCGGGACATCAAATTCCGCTGTTGGTTTGTTGAAGGACGGATTGCCTTGCCTCGTCGCGTTGGAGGACGGGAAACAGACGATCCCCAGCGCCATTTTTTATGACACGGAAGAAGATGCCGTGCTCTTTGGCAATGCAGCGATAGCCTTTTACATGGACGGCTGCGAAGGCCGGTTGCTGCGTTCGCTCAAAAGCATACTGGGCAGCTCGCTGGTCAACGAATCCACGGAAGTGGGCTATAAGAACATTGCCTTCAAGGACATCATTGTCACGTTCGTGCGGCATTTGAAGATTGGCGCGGAAACCGCTGTCGGCCATGCCGTGGACAGCGTCGTCATGGGCAGGCCTGTCCGGTTTGTGGACGCCGACGAGCAGGCCGACGCCCTGGCCCAGGCGCATCTGGAGGAGATCGCCAGGAAAGCCGGTTTTCGCGAGGTGCTCTTCCAGTACGAACCCATCGCGGCTGCCTTGGATTATGAGCAGTCTGTCCAGCAGGAAGAACTCGCCCTCATAGTCGATATCGGCGGCGGAACATCGGATTTTTCCATCGTCAGGGTGTCGCCGGACAGGCGGGGCAAGGCCGACCGCAAGCAGGACATCCTGGCCAACACGGGCGTGCATGTCGGCGGCACCGATCTGGACCTGAAACTGAGCCTTGAGCAGGTGATGCCGCTTTTCGGCTACAGGACGCGGACCAGGAGCCTTTTTCCCGGCGATCCCATTCTGGACTTGCCGCCGACGTACTATCGCGAACTGGCGACCTGGCACAAGATCGTTTTTCTGTATAACAACAGAGCGTTGCAAGGGGTCAAGAACATCAAGTACCATGCCCAGCGCCAAGATCTGGTCGACAGGCTGGTCAGGATCATTGAGCGCCAGGAAGGCCATCGCCTGGCCGGGGATGTCGAAGCCGCGAAAATCGCGCTTTCGCAGCAGGATGCCGCCTCGATTGCCTTGAGCTACGTGGAGAAAGGGCTGGAAGCTTCCCTGCGTCGCCAGGAATTCGAGTCCGACATCGCGCCTGAAACAGCAAGCATTGTGTCGAAAATAGACGAATGCCTCAGCCTTGCCGGCGTTCCGGCCTCGGCCATACAGACGCTGTTCATGACAGGCGGCAGCACGGCCATCCCGCGCATCGCCCAGGCCTGTCGCCAGGCCGTGCCCGCTGCCCGCCTGGTGGAGGGGAGCCGGTTTGGCAGCGTGGGCATCGGACTGGCTCTTGATGCCGGCATGAAGTTCGGGGCGTAA
- a CDS encoding HAD family hydrolase translates to MIRSWPARRNSVSFLRPDCLIILALCCLLLVATAALAQTDPLPAWNEGPAKQAILAFVRATTDPSNPSYVRPEARIATFDQDGTTWVEQPMYTPMLYCLARLRELAKDKPELAGAEPFKSLLSGGLERLADASTDDIVKLYAATMTGMTVEELGNQVRRWLDTARDARWGRPYTELVYQPMLEVMQLLRAHGYKTYFVTGGGQDFLRAYAEKVYGVPPEQVVGTLNATKFGYDAAGKAILTEEPKLLLNNVGPGKPQGIHLMIGRHPQAAFGNSDGDKEMLEYAQAGGGARLMMLVRHDDAEREYAYAAQSKIGTFPDSLLAEAAQKGWVVISMKQDWKRIFSWE, encoded by the coding sequence ATGATTCGATCATGGCCTGCGCGGCGAAACAGCGTTTCTTTCCTGCGGCCGGATTGCCTGATCATCCTGGCCCTGTGCTGTCTGTTGCTGGTCGCCACGGCCGCCCTGGCCCAGACCGACCCCCTGCCCGCCTGGAACGAGGGGCCGGCCAAACAGGCGATCCTGGCCTTCGTGCGCGCGACCACCGACCCGTCGAACCCGAGCTATGTCCGGCCCGAGGCGCGCATCGCCACCTTTGACCAGGACGGCACGACCTGGGTCGAGCAGCCCATGTACACGCCCATGCTCTACTGTCTGGCCCGGCTGCGCGAGCTGGCCAAGGACAAGCCGGAGCTGGCCGGGGCCGAACCCTTCAAGTCCCTGCTGTCCGGCGGTCTGGAGCGCCTGGCCGACGCGTCCACCGACGACATCGTCAAGCTCTACGCCGCGACCATGACCGGCATGACCGTGGAGGAACTCGGCAACCAGGTGCGCCGGTGGCTGGATACGGCCCGGGATGCCCGCTGGGGGCGGCCCTACACCGAGCTTGTCTACCAGCCCATGCTGGAAGTGATGCAACTCCTTCGCGCCCACGGCTATAAGACCTATTTCGTCACCGGCGGCGGCCAGGATTTTCTGCGCGCCTACGCCGAAAAGGTCTACGGCGTGCCGCCCGAACAGGTGGTGGGCACGCTCAACGCCACGAAATTCGGCTATGACGCCGCCGGCAAGGCGATCCTGACCGAAGAGCCAAAGCTGTTGCTCAATAACGTCGGCCCGGGCAAACCCCAGGGCATCCACCTCATGATCGGCCGCCATCCCCAGGCGGCCTTTGGCAATTCCGACGGGGACAAGGAAATGCTCGAATACGCCCAGGCCGGCGGCGGCGCGCGGCTGATGATGCTCGTGCGCCATGACGACGCCGAGCGGGAATACGCCTACGCCGCCCAGTCCAAGATCGGGACGTTCCCCGACTCCCTGCTGGCCGAAGCGGCCCAAAAAGGTTGGGTCGTCATCAGCATGAAACAGGATTGGAAGCGTATTTTTTCTTGGGAGTAG
- a CDS encoding adenylyl-sulfate reductase subunit alpha, whose translation MPRMAPNPPSLDAVETVCVDCDVLIIGGGNAGCFSAVEAAKLDPTLKVVIMEKAHIMRSGACSAGMDAINTYIPEGKTPEDLVRWCRSQVGGGPIREDLALSNARELNESVDDLERWGLPILRDENGNIRYRGAWDISIHGEQLKPIMAEKAIEAGAEVYNRVACTQLLMDGNRCIGALGFGVRDGKFYVFRAKATINATGGAAGLYKSYTADATDAHHQIWMCPYCVGTGYAVGIRQGAEMTSMEQRWVATRTKDFCGPVDTISVGYKAPIINAKGERIMQSRYAHLGADKAPRYIRANAPMEEWLAGRGPTYCDTRGMAPELAQQMMTDYLNERPSFVLFLASRGQDPVKEPIEIYGSDPYIVGGHTQSGFWVDMERMTTIPGLFAAGETAGGNPNKFVGGCAAEGKLALRGAAAYIAGLELPEPDAAQVDAEKARVFAPLLRGEAFDGLRALEMEERLQRLMDEYAGGTSQFYRTNEERLDYALKHLAMLRSQVQYLKAGDLHDLMAVHEVIDRIDVAEVLCHHLRFRKETRWQGWQTRSDYPEVDPAYDCHVESRKNLATGEIETFTRPYEQIVAGDRYKP comes from the coding sequence ATGCCTCGCATGGCCCCCAATCCCCCCAGTCTTGACGCCGTGGAAACCGTCTGCGTGGACTGCGATGTCCTCATCATCGGCGGCGGCAACGCCGGCTGCTTCTCGGCCGTGGAAGCGGCCAAGCTCGACCCCACCCTCAAGGTGGTCATCATGGAAAAGGCCCACATCATGCGCTCCGGTGCCTGCTCTGCCGGCATGGACGCCATCAACACCTACATCCCCGAAGGCAAGACCCCGGAAGACCTGGTGCGCTGGTGCCGCTCCCAGGTCGGCGGCGGCCCCATCCGCGAGGATCTGGCCCTGTCCAACGCCCGGGAACTCAACGAGTCCGTGGACGACCTGGAGCGCTGGGGCCTGCCCATCCTGCGCGACGAAAATGGCAACATCCGCTACCGGGGAGCCTGGGACATCTCCATCCACGGCGAGCAGTTAAAGCCCATCATGGCCGAGAAGGCCATCGAGGCCGGGGCCGAGGTGTATAACCGCGTAGCCTGCACCCAGCTCCTCATGGACGGCAACCGCTGCATCGGGGCCCTGGGCTTTGGCGTGCGCGACGGCAAGTTCTACGTGTTTCGGGCCAAGGCCACCATCAACGCCACCGGCGGCGCGGCCGGCCTGTATAAAAGCTACACCGCCGACGCCACCGACGCCCACCACCAGATCTGGATGTGCCCCTACTGCGTGGGCACGGGCTATGCCGTGGGCATCCGCCAGGGCGCGGAAATGACCTCCATGGAGCAGCGCTGGGTGGCCACCCGCACCAAGGACTTCTGCGGTCCGGTGGACACCATCTCGGTGGGCTACAAGGCCCCGATCATCAACGCCAAGGGCGAGCGCATCATGCAAAGCCGCTACGCCCACCTGGGCGCGGACAAGGCCCCCCGCTACATCCGGGCCAACGCGCCCATGGAAGAGTGGCTGGCCGGGCGCGGCCCCACCTACTGCGACACGCGCGGCATGGCCCCGGAACTGGCTCAGCAGATGATGACGGATTATTTGAACGAGCGTCCGAGCTTCGTGCTCTTCCTGGCCAGCCGGGGCCAGGACCCGGTCAAGGAACCCATCGAGATCTACGGCTCCGACCCCTACATCGTCGGCGGCCACACCCAGTCGGGCTTTTGGGTCGACATGGAGCGCATGACCACCATCCCGGGCCTGTTCGCGGCCGGCGAGACGGCCGGCGGCAACCCCAACAAGTTCGTGGGCGGCTGCGCCGCCGAGGGCAAGCTGGCCCTGCGCGGCGCGGCGGCCTACATCGCGGGCCTGGAACTGCCCGAGCCCGACGCCGCCCAGGTAGACGCCGAAAAAGCCCGGGTGTTCGCCCCGCTTTTGCGCGGCGAGGCCTTCGACGGTCTGCGCGCCCTGGAGATGGAAGAGCGCCTGCAGCGGCTTATGGACGAATACGCCGGCGGCACCAGCCAGTTCTACCGCACCAACGAAGAGCGCCTGGACTATGCGCTCAAGCACCTGGCCATGCTGCGCAGCCAGGTCCAGTACCTCAAAGCCGGGGATCTCCACGACCTCATGGCCGTGCACGAGGTCATCGACCGCATCGACGTGGCCGAGGTGCTGTGCCACCACCTGCGCTTCCGCAAGGAGACCCGCTGGCAGGGCTGGCAGACCCGTTCGGACTATCCCGAGGTCGATCCGGCCTACGACTGCCATGTGGAAAGCCGCAAGAACCTGGCCACCGGCGAGATCGAGACCTTCACCCGCCCCTACGAGCAAATCGTTGCGGGCGACCGCTACAAGCCCTAA